In Marinobacter sp. M3C, the genomic stretch CACACCGTCGATATGAAATATCCGGTCATCGCTGCCAGACTCTTCCACCCACTGGGTTTCGTATTTAAAGCCGGAACATCCGCTCTTTTTGATGGCAAGGCGAATGCCAAGGGCTTCGGGCTTTTTATCCAATTGCTTGCGCACGTGTTTAACGGCGCTGGCGGTCATGGTGACCGCAATCGTTGGGGTGAACACTTGGGCTGTCATAATTTCACCTCCATCAGGTAAACAGGCGCTGTATTTTTTGCAGAGCAGTGAACAATTGCTCTACTTCTTCCAGAGTATTGTAGAACGCAAACGAGGCCCGCGCTGTACCGGGAAGCCCGTAATACTCCATTAACGGCATGGCACAATGATGGCCAGTACGAATGGCAATGCTCTGCTGGTCGAGCAGAGTACCGATATCACTGGGGTGCAGACCGTCAATTTTAAAGGATATCAGCGGCACTTTATGGCGCGCTGTGCCAATCACGGTCATGCCCGGCACGCTAGCGACCAGCTCATTGGCGCGCTGGAGTAGGGCACTTTCGGCCGCTTCCATCGCGTCGCGATCCAGGGTGGCCAAATAATCAATAGCGGCGCCCAGGCCCACGGCTTCGGCAATGGCCGGAGTGCCGGCTTCAAACTTGTAAGGCAAGGTGTTGTAGGTGGTACCGGCAAAGCTCACCCGTTCAATCATCTCGCCGCCGCCCTGCCAGGGTGGCATAGCTTCTAGCAACTCGGCTTTGCCATAGAGCACACCAATGCCGGTGGGGCCAAACAGCTTGTGGGCCGAGAACACGTAAAAGTCGCAGTCCAGCGCCTGCACATCGGGCTGGAAGTGGGGCACGGCTTGAGCGCCATCTACCAGGGTGATCACGCCCTGTGCTTTGGCTTTGGCCACCATGTCAGCCACCGGATTCACGGTGCCTAACGCATTGGATACGTGGGTGATGGCCAGAATGCGGGTACGCTCACTCAACAGTGAATGAAACGAGTCCATGTCCAGCTCGCCTTCCGGCGTTACATCAATCGGCACTACCTTGGCACCGGTGCGCTCTGCCAGCATCTGCCAGGGCACGATGTTAGCGTGGTGCTCCATCTGGCTCAGCAAAATTTCGTCGCCCGGTTTGAGCAGCGGTGCCAGGCCGTTGGCCACCAGGTTGATGGCTTCGGTGGTGCCGCGGGTCCAGATAATTTCCCGTGCGCTGGGCGCATTTAAAAACTGCTGGACCTTCTTGCGCGCGCCTTCAAAGGCGGTAGTGGCGCGGTCAGCCAGGGTGTGGGCCCCACGGTGAACGTTGGAGTGCATTTCCCGATAGTAGCTGTCCATGGCCTGCAACACCGCTTCCGGGCGTTGTGATGAAGCGCCGTTGTCCAGGTAGACCAGCGGTTTGCCGTTTACCTGTTGCGACAGTATGGGGAAATCCCGGCGTACCGCGTGTACGTCAAACAG encodes the following:
- a CDS encoding cysteine desulfurase; this translates as MSTLSAAKTTQPLFDVHAVRRDFPILSQQVNGKPLVYLDNGASSQRPEAVLQAMDSYYREMHSNVHRGAHTLADRATTAFEGARKKVQQFLNAPSAREIIWTRGTTEAINLVANGLAPLLKPGDEILLSQMEHHANIVPWQMLAERTGAKVVPIDVTPEGELDMDSFHSLLSERTRILAITHVSNALGTVNPVADMVAKAKAQGVITLVDGAQAVPHFQPDVQALDCDFYVFSAHKLFGPTGIGVLYGKAELLEAMPPWQGGGEMIERVSFAGTTYNTLPYKFEAGTPAIAEAVGLGAAIDYLATLDRDAMEAAESALLQRANELVASVPGMTVIGTARHKVPLISFKIDGLHPSDIGTLLDQQSIAIRTGHHCAMPLMEYYGLPGTARASFAFYNTLEEVEQLFTALQKIQRLFT
- a CDS encoding iron-sulfur cluster assembly accessory protein, whose product is MTAQVFTPTIAVTMTASAVKHVRKQLDKKPEALGIRLAIKKSGCSGFKYETQWVEESGSDDRIFHIDGVDLFVKDEHMPLVNGIEIDFVTEGVNSTFEFRNPNATAECGCGESFTVV